Sequence from the Herbaspirillum sp. meg3 genome:
TACTCTGCGCGTTCCACCACATCCAGCAGGCGTCCCAGGCGTCCGCGTCGTTGCATCAGGGCATCGACAATATCCTGCGGCAATTTGAGCGGTTCAATAATCAGTCTTAACGGCATCGCCAGCAACACATCCAGCAGCGAGAACATGCCGACGATAAAAGCGCGGTCCTGCTCGTCGCGATCACCGTCCGTTTGCTGGCACAGTGCTTCCATCATGGCAGCGCGCGCAGCGGCGCGCGGCAACAGCGGATTGGCGGATTCATCGCCCGGAAAACGTGCATACAGCAGCAATTGCAACCAACGCTGCAATTGACGGCGGCCCAGCAAATTGATGGCTTGGGTGAAATTGGTGATGTGCGCCGAGAATCCGAACGCTGCCGAACTCACCAGCTTGAACAACTGATAGGACAAGGCGGGATCCTGCTTGAGCAGCGCTTCCAGCTCGGGCGCATCGGCATCATGCGAGACCAGTTCGAGCAGTTTCAGCAGGCGGCCGCGCGAAATCGCGTCCTTTTGCGTGACGGCAGAGGAAGGCAGCAAAGGATATTCGCCACTGAACCAGCGGAAACCTTCGGCACGGCAAGCGTCGAACAGCACGGGATCGGGTACGTTTTCGGCGATATGCGGACCGCGCAGGCTGGTGAGCCAGCTACCGGCTTCCGGCTGAATACCTGCGCTGCAGTCCAACGAAATGGATTCAACATATTCGGAAAACAAGGCCTGGCGCGACGGCAGGCCATCAGCGATCAGACCATAGCCCAACTTGTTCAGACGTTCCAGCAAAGGATGGCGCGCCGCGTCGACGCAATATTCCACTGGAATACGCAGAATCAGATTGGTGTCCTTGGGCGGTGCGCCGAATTCGCCGGCAAACCGTTCAGGATTGGGGACAGTGAGGATGCAGGCGAGACCATTGAGGGCATCGCCGAGACCAAATTCGTTAAAAAGCCGGGAAAACAAATCGCATCCGTTCTCATCGAACGGGGAGACATGAAGCGACAGAGCCGTCCATAGGTAATGAACGTCTGCAACAGGCTGTAGAAACACGAGAGGAAAAGAAGAAGTACTTTTATCCTGAACAGCCATTTTGTATAGATGTCACGGTGAGCAGCCGCAACATTTTTAATTAATTATTAACGATAAATAAGGTTATTTCCAAAAAGAATTCTTATCTAAATCCAAATATTTTTCTAATATACCCGATAAATCACGACTTGCCTAAGTGATCATTCAACTAAAAACATTTCTTGCAAATCGTTTAAAAAACGACGCCCCAGTTCGGTCGGCCGGATGTTCATGTGATCGCGATATAACAGGCCTTTTTTCTCGGCTTCGTTGAGCGCGGCATCGATATTGTTGATCCCCATACCGGTGCGTTCGGCGAACAAATTCGCAGGAAAACCGTCTTGCAGACGCAACGCATTGAGCATGAACTCAAACCCGAGCGCGTCGCGGCCGATCTCACCCTCTTCCTGGATGGCATTGCCGGTTCGCATCTTCTCCAGATAGGTCTGTGGATGCTTGTGGCGCATTTGCCGCACGATGCGATGCGGGAAAGACAGCTTGGAATGCGCCCCGGCGCCGATGCCAAGGTAATCGCCGAACTGCCAGTAATTGAGATTGTGACGGGCCTGATGCTTCGACTTGGCATAGGCCGACACTTCGTAATGCTGGTAACCGGCTGCCGTGGTCAATTCAGTGATCATGTCCTGCATGTCTGCGCTGACGTCGTCGTCGGGTACTGCCGGAGGGTATTTGGCGAACAAGGTGTTCGGTTCCAGCGTCAGGTGATACAGCGACAGATGCGGCGGCGCGCAATCGATGGCGGTCTGAATGTCGCGGCGCGCCTCGTCAAGGCTTTGCGACGGCAAGGCATACATCAGATCGAGATTGAAGTTGTCGAAATTGGCATGCGCGATGTCGACGGCCCTCCTTGCCTGCTCGCCGTCATGGATCCGGCCCAATGCCGCCAGGTGCGTCGAGTTGAAGCTTTGGATGCCGATCGACAAACGGTTGATGCCGCTGGCGCGGTAGGACTTGAATTTTTCAGCTTCGAAAGTGCCGGGATTGGCCTCCATCGTGATCTCAATGTCGACGTCCATGGGCAACAAAGTACGGATGTCCGACAGCAGACGATCAAGACCCGCAGCCGACAACAAGCTAGGCGTCCCCCCGCCGATGAAGATCGAATAAATCTTGCGCCCCCAGATCAACGGCAGCGCCGATTCGAGATCGGCGCGCAAAGCATCAAGATAAGCGTCTTCGGGAAAGCTGCCCTTCACTTCATGCGAATTGAAATCGCAATACGGGCACTTTTTAACACACCACGGAAAATGCACGTACAGCGACAACGGCGGCAACGCCGTCAGTTGCAGACTGCCCGGCTTCAGGAAAGCCAAAGCGGCTTGCGCCGGGCCTTGTCCTTGCTGGGCTGGCTGATCAGACATCGACGACAAGTTGACGCTGACTGGCTTGATTGGAATGATCATCGGAGCTTTTCTACCAGTGCGCGCAGAGCCTGGCCGCGGTGAGAATGTGCGTTTTTCTCTGCAGCGGTCAGCTCCGCGGCCGTCTTGCCCAACGCCGGCAACAAGAAATACGGGTCATAGCCGAAGCCGCCCTCGCCACGCGCATCCGCCACGATTTCGCCGTGCCACGAACCATCGGCAATCACCGGTTGCGGATCATCGGCATGGCGCACATAGACCAGCACGCAGTAATAGTAAGCAGACTTGTCTGCATGCGCCGCCAGATCGGCAATCAGCTTGGCGTTGTTGGCCGCGTCTGACTTAGGCTCACCGGCGTAACGTGCCGACCAGACACCTGGAGCACCACCGAGGGCGTTGACGCACACGCCGGAGTCGTCGGCCAGCGCCGGCAAGCCGGTCAGACGCGATGCATGACGCGCCTTGGTCAAGGCGTTTTCAACGAAGGTAGCGAATGGCTCATCTGCCTCCGGGACGTTGAATTCGCCTTGGGGACGCACGTCCAGGCCGATTTCGCCGAGCAAGGCGCCGAATTCTTTAAGTTTTCCCTGATTATTGGAAGCGAGAACGATTTTTTGTGTCATGACTGGTACCGGCACTAGTGATTGCGGATTGCGGCATTTTTTGCAGCATATCGAGAATGAATGGCGAACGTAAAAACGCCATGTCCGCAGAGAACGGACATGGCATGCCGGGATTGTAAAAGGATTCGGCCAAGGCTGCTGAAACTGTATCCAAGCGCTGCTGGCCGAAATAGTGTCATTTCGACACTTTCCCGAGACTACATCGAGGCAGCTTACTTCGTCAGACCCAGTGTTTGTTTCTGCAGAGACAACAGTTCCTTGATGCCCTTGTCGGCGATATCCAGCAAGCTGTTCAAGGTCGCGCGGTCAAATGCAGCGCCTTCGGCCGTGCCCTGTACTTCGACGAAATGGCCGGCATCGGTCATGACGACGTTCATGTCGGTGTCGCAGTCGGAGTCTTCCAGATAGTCCAGATCCAGCACCGGCACGCCGCGATAGACGCCGACTGAAATGGCGGCAACAAAGCTCTTGACCGGGATCTTGGTGATCAGACCTCGGCCCAGCAGAACCGAAAATGCGTCGTAAGCGGCAACCATGGCGCCGGTGATGGCTGCCGTACGCGTGCCGCCGTCGGCTTGGAGGACGTCGCAATCCAGATGCAGCGTGCGCTCGCCGAAGGCTTCCAGATCAAAGGCTGCGCGCAGTGCGCGGCCGATCAGGCGCTGAATTTCCTGCGTGCGGCCGGATTGCTTGCCTTTGGCGGCTTCGCGATCCATGCGGGTATGCGTCGAGCGCGGCAGCATGCCGTATTCGGCGGTCATCCAGCCCTGCCCCTTGCCCTTCAGGAAACCCGGGACCTTTTCTTCAATGCTGGCCGTGCACAGCACACGGGTATCGCCAAACTCCACCAGCACGGAGCCTTCCGCGTGCTTGGTGTAATGGCGCGTCAGGCGGACGGTACGCAAATCGGCAGTGGCGCGTCCGCTGGGACGTTGAAAGTCAGTCATGTGTTTCCTCTAGAAATCGGGGGCGACGGCCCTGATGGTTGTGTTCAGGACAATACGGGAGAGCGGGTTTTGATGGCGCAGTGGCGCAGAACCGGCAAACTTTTTACAATGCGCTATCCAAACCCAAATACAATCACGCCTCAGTTGTCAGCAGGCTTGTTTAATTAAGCTGGCCGCAGACGCGACGTAATAAATTTTTCACCGGCATTGTCTTGATAAATTGCCGGTTTGTAAAGGAAGCGCACAGCGCCTCCAGCAAATCATCCGGTCGTCCGTGCAAACAGGATGGCCAACACCCGGAGAATCGATTGACCATTTATAGCATGACCGGCTACGCCGTCGCCAAACGTGAAACCGCCGCCGGTGCAATCACCGTCGAAATGAAGAGCGTGAACTCGCGCTTTCTGGATCTGCAGTTCCGCGTCAACGACGACCTGCGCGCCGTGGAACCGGCGATGCGTGAAGCCATCATCAGCAAGCTGGTGCGCGGCAAGGTCGAATGCCGCCTGAGCTTTGGCCGCAAGTCGGCGGAAGGCTCTACTCAGGCGCTCAACCAAACCTTGCTGGCGACCCTGGCTGATTTGCAAAGCCAGATTCGCCGGCAATTCGCCGAAGCAGCGCCGCTGACGGTCAGTGAATTGCTGCGCTGGCCCGGTGTCATCGAAGAAGCGGAAATCGGTCAGGACACCTTGCAAGCGGACGTACTGTCGACCCTACAGGAAACTCTGGCGGCCTTCATCGACAGCCGTGCACGCGAAGGTGCGGCCCTGCAAACCGTCCTGGAAACCCGTATCGATGCGATGGAAGCTATCGTCGCGCGCATCACCCCGCTGGTGCCGCAACTGGTGGCGCAGTTCCAGCAAAAGGCAACCGAACGCATGCAGGAAGCACTGGGACTGGCGACCAAGGACGCCAAGGATGGAGTAACAACACCCTCACTCCCACGCGACGAGGTGCTGGAACGTATCCGCCAGGAAGTCACGCTGTACGGCATCCGCATCGACATCGCCGAAGAACTCGCGCGCCTGTCGGCCCATCTCACCGAGACCCGCCATATCCTGAAAAAAGGCGGCCAGGTCGGCAAGCGCCTGGATTTCATGATGCAGGAGCTCAACCGCGAAGCCAATACGGTCGGCTCAAAAGCCGCCATGAAAGAACTCGCCGATGCGTCGATGGAATTGAAATTGCTGATCGACCAAATGCGTGAACAGGTGCAGAACCTGGAGTAAATGCTTCAATAAGCATCTATATTTAAAAGACATTCAATCAGAACGACGAGAGAGCATTCCATGCCCGCAAAAAATCCTACCTCCGGCAGCCTGTTCATGGTCGTAGCGCCTTCCGGCGCAGGCAAATCGACCCTGGTCAATGCCCTGCTCAAGCAAGAGCCGGAAATCAAGCTGTCAATCTCTTACACCACGCGCCCACCGCGCCCGGGTGAGGAACACGGCCGCGAATACTATTTCACCACTACCGACGACTTCCTGAAGCGCCAGGCGGAAGGCGAATTCCTGGAATGGGCCGAAGTCCACGGCAACTATTACGGCACGTCGCGCCTGATGATCGCCGACCAGATCTCCAACGGCACCGACGTACTGCTGGAAATCGACTGGCAAGGCGCGCAGCAGGTCAAGAAACAGTTCTCGAATGCAATCGGGATTTTCATTTTGCCGCCCTCGATTGCTGCACTGGAAGAACGCCTGAAAAAGCGCGGACAAGACGAAGCGCATGTCATTACACGCCGCATTCTGGCCGCCGGCGGCGAAATCGCTCACTCTCCGGAGTTCGAATATGTTATTATTAATCAAGAGTTTGCAGTCGCTTTGTCGGAATTAACCGCCATTGTCAAAGCGGCTCGTTGCCGCTTCCCGCAACAAGCCGCGCGCAACACCTTCTTATTCACTCAGCTGGGCATCCATGCCAGCAGCTAGGCAGCAGCAAGCTTTATTGCCGCCACCGCGCTGGATCGGGCTTGATTTAAGCTGAACCAGAACCATGTAAGAACCAAGTAATCAGGAGTATTTATGGCCCGTATCACGATTGAAGATTGCCTCAAGCAAATCCCTAACCGCTTTCAGCTGACTCTGGCTGCGACTTATCGCGCACGTCAACTGCTGCAAGGTCACACACCAAAAGTGGACGCCAAGGACAAGCCAACCGTGACGGCACTGCGCGAAATCGCAGCCGGCAAGGTCGGTATCGAGATGCTGAAAAAAGTGCCTGCCTGAGTTTGACCCACGTCCATGCTGCTGACAACGCCAACGTATGAGCCTGACACCAACAGATTCAACCCTCGGTTCTCCGTTATCAGCATCTAGTACTACTAGCAATACCACCCGAGCGTCTTCCGGACGCTCGGCGTCAAAGCAAAATTCGCAACATCCCCCGGCAAACCCTGCTCCCGCGTTGCATAGCGGCGTGGCAACGTTTACCCATCTGACGCACAAGCTCGAGGAATACCTCACCCCTTCCGAACTGAAGAAGGTCAAGGAAGCGTATCGCTTCTCGGACGAAATGCATCTGGGCCAGATGCGCAAGTCAGGCGAACCTTACATCTCGCATCCCCTCGCGGTCGCTGAAATCTGCGCCGACTGGAAGCTTGATGCGCAGGCCATGATGGCCGCCCTGCTGCACGACGTGATGGAAGATCAGGGCGTCAAGAAAGATGAGCTGATTGAACGCTTCGGCGCGCAAGTCGCGTCGCTGGTCGACGGTCTGTCCAAGCTGGACAAGATAGAGTTCCAAAGCCAGATCGAAGCCCAGGCGGAGAATTTCCGCAAGATGCTGCTGGCGATGGCGCGTGATGTACGCGTGATTCTGGTCAAACTGGCTGACCGTTTGCACAACATGCGTACGCTGGGCTCGATGCCGCCGGATAAGAAGCGCCGCATCTCCCGCGAGACCATGGAAGTCTATGTGCCGATCGCGCACCGCCTCGGCCTCAACAATATTTATCGCGAGTTACAAGAGCTGTCGTTCTCGCATCTCTACCCCCTGCGTCATCGCACGTTGCTCAAGGCGGTCAAGGCTGCACGCGGCAATCGCCGCGAAGTCGTGACCAAGATCCTTGAATCGGTCACCAGCACGCTGATCGCTGCCGGCATTCCCGCGCAAGTCGATGGCCGTGAAAAGACGCTGTTCGGTATCTACCGCAAGATGCGCAACAAGCATCTGTCGTTCTCGCAAGTGTTGGACGTCTATGGCTTCCGTGTCGTGGTCGACAGCTTTGCCAATTGCTATGTTGCGCTGGGCACGCTGCACTCGCTGTTCAAGCCGATGCCGGGCAAGTTCAAGGATTACATTGCAATTCCCAAGCTCAACGGCTATCAATCGCTGCATACCACGCTGATCGGCCCCTACGGCACGCCGGTGGAGTTCCAGATTCGTACGCAGGACATGCATCGCGTGGCCGAATCGGGCGTCGCCGCACACTGGCTCTACAAGGATGACGAAGGCAGCCTGACGGATTTGCAGCAGCGTACGCATGCGTGGCTGCAATCGCTGCTGGATATCCAGAAACAAACCGGCGATTCGGCCGAATTCCTCGAACACGTCAAGGTCGACCTGTTCCCGGATTCCGTCTATGTGTTCACGCCGAAGTCGAAGATCATCGCCCTGCCTCGCGGTGCGACGGCACTGGATTTTGCCTACAACATCCATACCGACATCGGCGACCAGACGACATCCGTCGTGATCAATCACGAACCTGCTCCATTGCGCACAGAATTGCATAACGGCGACATCGTCGAAATCATTACCTCGCCGTCATCGCGCCCGAGCCCGAACTGGCTCGGCTATGTCCGCACCGGCAAGGCACGCTCGGCAATTCGCCATCGTCTGCGCACGGTCAATCTGGTCGAGTCTCAGGCACTGGGCAAACGCCTGCTGACCAACGCACTGAATACGCTTGGTCTGGAGCCCGACTTGCCGTCGGCAATCATCGAGCGCCTGCTCAACGAATCCAGTGCCAAGACCATGGAAGAGCTGTACGCCGATATCGGCATCGGCACACGCATGGCGCCGCTGGTGGCACGTCACATCATGGGCATGACCGAAGGTGGCGGCTCGATTCCGCAGCTCGATGTCGAAGGCCATGTCCTGCCGAGCAAACCGGATCCGGTCGTCATTACCGGCAACGAAGGCTCGACCGTGCAACTCGCCGCCTGTTGTCTGCCTATCCCGGGCGACAAGCTGATTGGCCACCTGAAACACGACCAGGCATTGATCGTCCACGTCGAAGATTGCGAAACCGCCAAACGGCATCGCGAAAAAGAACCGGATCGCTGGATTGAAGTAACCTGGGCAGGTGAGCTTAACCGCCGCTTTGAATGCCGCATCACCATTCTGGTCCATAACCAAAAAGGCTCGCTGGCTCGCATTGCAGCTGAAATCGGCGAAGCCGACGCGCATATCGTTTCCGTGAGCATGGATGACGATGGCGATCCGGCAATGAAGCATCTGCGCTTCACCATTCAGGTCGAAGACCGGGTACATCTGGCCCGCACCATGCGCGGCATCCGCAGCATCGACAGCGTGACCCGTATCCTGCGCGAACGCAATTAAGCCGTCGATACAAGGCGTACGCCAACGCGTTTCGCCTTGTTGAGTCCGGTATCTTGCGTCCTGAATATTTCTGCGTCATACCTCGATTTGAGCTTTTATTAGCCACTATGCCGCTATGCCGCTTTCTGCGTTTGCGGCGCTTTCACTTGTTCTTGCGACTCTTGCGACTCTTGCTGTTCTTGTACCTCCGGAACCGCAAAACGCATCTCCCGGTGAGTGCCGTCACAGGCACCGTGCTTGACCTTCTCCGCAACGTACTCAATCAAGGCGCTTACCGCCAGCGACAACTGCCTCCGATTGGGATAGACCGCGTACATGCCGCTCAGGTCACGTTGATACTGCGGCAGGATCGCGACCAGGCTGCCTCGTCGCAAATCCTCCGCGGCCACCATCACCGGCAGCAAAGCAATCCCCAAACCGGCACGCGTAGCGCGCAGCAAGCCCTGCGCCGTGTTAATACACAGACGTGGGGCTATCCGTATACTTTCGACGCCTGCAGGACCTTCCAGGCGCCACAAGGCGGCCTGCGTCGTGTTGGCGGCAGCAAGGCAGTCGTGCTCCGCCAATTCTTCGAGTGAGGCAGGCATGCCGTGTTTTTTCAAATAGGCGGGACTCGCCAGCAAGCCGCGATAGCTTTCGCCGAGTTTGCGAGCCACCAGGCTGGAATCAGGCAATTGTCCGGCGCGAAACGCCAGATCGATGCCTTCGGCGATCAAATCAACACGCTCGTCGCTGAGGACAAATTCCAGCTGCACCTTGGGATGGCGCTGCATGAACTCGCCCACCCACTCCATGGCGAAGTTGTCGAAAAAATCGGCCGGTGCAGCGACACGCAGCACACCACTTGGCTCGCGATTGCCTTCGGATAGTGTTGCCCCCGCTTGCTGGATATCTTCAATCCCCGGCGCGCAACGATCGAAAAACTCACGCCCGGCCGCCGTCATATTCAATTGCCGCGTCGAACGCTGCAGCAGACGCACTCCCAGACTCTCTTCCAATAGCTGCAAACGCCGGCTGATGGTGTTGGACGGCATCCCGAGACGGCGACCGGCGGCGGCAAAACTGCCGGCGCGCACAACATGGACAAAGACGGCGATATCGTTCAGATCCAACATGATTCATTCCATTAATGGATTAGTGAAATCAAATTCTCCCATCTATTGATGTTATTGGAAAGCCTTTATATTCCATCCATCGCTACTTCCCGCGACACCGACGCAGTATTCATCCAAGGCAACTTTCCAAGGAACAAGCATGAGCACTCTTCTTCACATCGACTCCAGCGCCCGCTTCACCGGCTCCATTACCCGCCAACTGAGCGCGGCTTACGTTGAACAATGGCAAGCCAAGAACCCCAGCGGCAAGATCGTCCGTCGCGACCTGGCGAAAGACACCCTCCCGCACATCACCGAAGCGCTGATCGGCGCCTATTACACACCTGCTGACAAGCGCAGCGCGGAGCAGCAATCGATCATCGCCCTCTCCGACACATTGGTGGATGAATTGCTGGCTGCCGACACACTGGTCATCGGTATCCCGATGTACAACTTTGCGCCGCCATCGGCATTCAAGGCCTGGATTGACCATATCTGCCGTGTCGGCCGTACTTTTGGCTATACGGACAAAGGCGCAACCGGCTTAGTTACCGGCAAGCGCGCTATCGTGATTCTGTCGCGCGGCGGCGTCTATTCGGAAGGTCCTGCGCAAGGGCTGGAATTCCAAGGCACGTATATCCGTGGCGTGCTGGGCTTCCTGGGCATCACCGACGTCGAACTGGTGATCGCTGAAGGCGTATCGATGGGAGAAGAAAAGACCAAGCAAGCCATCGCTCAAGCACAGGAACAAATCAGCGCCAACGTCTGATTTTTTCCTGCAAAAAAAGCCGGATCCATAAGATCCGGCTTTTGTTTTTCGCTTAAGCATCGTGCATGGTCTTGTGCAATCGCCTTAGCCCCAGCCAGACGCCGGCTGCAAACACCGGCACCATCACACCGGTCGCAATGTCAGGATTGATGGGCACTCCCGCCGCCTTCAAGGCTTTGCCTGCGTAACCAAACAAGCCCACCATGTAGTAAGAGATTGCCGCCACCGACAAGCCCTCCACCGCTTGTTGCAGCCGTAATTGCTGTGCGGCGCGTGCGTTCATGGACTCCAGGATCTGGCGGTTTTGCTGCTCCTGAACAATTCCCACGCGCGTGCGCAACAAATCGTTGGTGTGAGCGATACGCTCGGCCAGCGCTTCCTGCCGGCGCGCCACCGAGGTACACGTATCCATCGCCGGCGCCAGACGCCGCTCCATAAACTCGCCGATGGTCGGCACGCCTTCCACGCGGCTCTCGCGCAACTCTTCGATGCGGGCCTTGACCAGCCGGAAATACGCCTGCGAGGCTGAAAAGCGATAGCTGTTTTCCAGTGACATCTTCTCGATGCGAGCGGCCAGTCCGGTGATCTTGCGCAGAATCCGCTCATCCTCAGCCTGCGTCTGCTCCGGATTGCCGCTGCTGTGATCCATATCGACCATCGTGGCCGTCAGGGTCGCCAGATCGCTTTCAATTGCGCTCAACACCGGTGCAGCCTGCTGCGCATGCGGCAAGCCCAGCGAGGCCATCATGCGGTAAGTCTCGATTTCCAGAATGCGTTGCGCCAGACGGCCGCCCTGCATGTCGCGCAGATCGATATCCCGCACCACAAAGCGACTGAAGCCATCCGCCTGGATCAGGAAGTCAGTCCAGATCTCACCACCCTGCAACACCTTGCTCGACGACAGCAGTTTGCCTTCGAACAGCCGTTGCATGCTGGAGATACGGCCACCGTTTTCCTCGGTCTCGTTC
This genomic interval carries:
- a CDS encoding EAL and HDOD domain-containing protein, translating into MAVQDKSTSSFPLVFLQPVADVHYLWTALSLHVSPFDENGCDLFSRLFNEFGLGDALNGLACILTVPNPERFAGEFGAPPKDTNLILRIPVEYCVDAARHPLLERLNKLGYGLIADGLPSRQALFSEYVESISLDCSAGIQPEAGSWLTSLRGPHIAENVPDPVLFDACRAEGFRWFSGEYPLLPSSAVTQKDAISRGRLLKLLELVSHDADAPELEALLKQDPALSYQLFKLVSSAAFGFSAHITNFTQAINLLGRRQLQRWLQLLLYARFPGDESANPLLPRAAARAAMMEALCQQTDGDRDEQDRAFIVGMFSLLDVLLAMPLRLIIEPLKLPQDIVDALMQRRGRLGRLLDVVERAEYGRIPLRHTDLVSAGVTAEGYCRGLIQAYRWASKVSHEA
- the hemW gene encoding radical SAM family heme chaperone HemW, whose translation is MIPIKPVSVNLSSMSDQPAQQGQGPAQAALAFLKPGSLQLTALPPLSLYVHFPWCVKKCPYCDFNSHEVKGSFPEDAYLDALRADLESALPLIWGRKIYSIFIGGGTPSLLSAAGLDRLLSDIRTLLPMDVDIEITMEANPGTFEAEKFKSYRASGINRLSIGIQSFNSTHLAALGRIHDGEQARRAVDIAHANFDNFNLDLMYALPSQSLDEARRDIQTAIDCAPPHLSLYHLTLEPNTLFAKYPPAVPDDDVSADMQDMITELTTAAGYQHYEVSAYAKSKHQARHNLNYWQFGDYLGIGAGAHSKLSFPHRIVRQMRHKHPQTYLEKMRTGNAIQEEGEIGRDALGFEFMLNALRLQDGFPANLFAERTGMGINNIDAALNEAEKKGLLYRDHMNIRPTELGRRFLNDLQEMFLVE
- the rdgB gene encoding RdgB/HAM1 family non-canonical purine NTP pyrophosphatase; this encodes MTQKIVLASNNQGKLKEFGALLGEIGLDVRPQGEFNVPEADEPFATFVENALTKARHASRLTGLPALADDSGVCVNALGGAPGVWSARYAGEPKSDAANNAKLIADLAAHADKSAYYYCVLVYVRHADDPQPVIADGSWHGEIVADARGEGGFGYDPYFLLPALGKTAAELTAAEKNAHSHRGQALRALVEKLR
- the rph gene encoding ribonuclease PH, which codes for MTDFQRPSGRATADLRTVRLTRHYTKHAEGSVLVEFGDTRVLCTASIEEKVPGFLKGKGQGWMTAEYGMLPRSTHTRMDREAAKGKQSGRTQEIQRLIGRALRAAFDLEAFGERTLHLDCDVLQADGGTRTAAITGAMVAAYDAFSVLLGRGLITKIPVKSFVAAISVGVYRGVPVLDLDYLEDSDCDTDMNVVMTDAGHFVEVQGTAEGAAFDRATLNSLLDIADKGIKELLSLQKQTLGLTK
- a CDS encoding YicC/YloC family endoribonuclease; this encodes MTGYAVAKRETAAGAITVEMKSVNSRFLDLQFRVNDDLRAVEPAMREAIISKLVRGKVECRLSFGRKSAEGSTQALNQTLLATLADLQSQIRRQFAEAAPLTVSELLRWPGVIEEAEIGQDTLQADVLSTLQETLAAFIDSRAREGAALQTVLETRIDAMEAIVARITPLVPQLVAQFQQKATERMQEALGLATKDAKDGVTTPSLPRDEVLERIRQEVTLYGIRIDIAEELARLSAHLTETRHILKKGGQVGKRLDFMMQELNREANTVGSKAAMKELADASMELKLLIDQMREQVQNLE
- the gmk gene encoding guanylate kinase, which codes for MPAKNPTSGSLFMVVAPSGAGKSTLVNALLKQEPEIKLSISYTTRPPRPGEEHGREYYFTTTDDFLKRQAEGEFLEWAEVHGNYYGTSRLMIADQISNGTDVLLEIDWQGAQQVKKQFSNAIGIFILPPSIAALEERLKKRGQDEAHVITRRILAAGGEIAHSPEFEYVIINQEFAVALSELTAIVKAARCRFPQQAARNTFLFTQLGIHASS
- the rpoZ gene encoding DNA-directed RNA polymerase subunit omega, yielding MARITIEDCLKQIPNRFQLTLAATYRARQLLQGHTPKVDAKDKPTVTALREIAAGKVGIEMLKKVPA
- a CDS encoding bifunctional (p)ppGpp synthetase/guanosine-3',5'-bis(diphosphate) 3'-pyrophosphohydrolase, whose amino-acid sequence is MSLTPTDSTLGSPLSASSTTSNTTRASSGRSASKQNSQHPPANPAPALHSGVATFTHLTHKLEEYLTPSELKKVKEAYRFSDEMHLGQMRKSGEPYISHPLAVAEICADWKLDAQAMMAALLHDVMEDQGVKKDELIERFGAQVASLVDGLSKLDKIEFQSQIEAQAENFRKMLLAMARDVRVILVKLADRLHNMRTLGSMPPDKKRRISRETMEVYVPIAHRLGLNNIYRELQELSFSHLYPLRHRTLLKAVKAARGNRREVVTKILESVTSTLIAAGIPAQVDGREKTLFGIYRKMRNKHLSFSQVLDVYGFRVVVDSFANCYVALGTLHSLFKPMPGKFKDYIAIPKLNGYQSLHTTLIGPYGTPVEFQIRTQDMHRVAESGVAAHWLYKDDEGSLTDLQQRTHAWLQSLLDIQKQTGDSAEFLEHVKVDLFPDSVYVFTPKSKIIALPRGATALDFAYNIHTDIGDQTTSVVINHEPAPLRTELHNGDIVEIITSPSSRPSPNWLGYVRTGKARSAIRHRLRTVNLVESQALGKRLLTNALNTLGLEPDLPSAIIERLLNESSAKTMEELYADIGIGTRMAPLVARHIMGMTEGGGSIPQLDVEGHVLPSKPDPVVITGNEGSTVQLAACCLPIPGDKLIGHLKHDQALIVHVEDCETAKRHREKEPDRWIEVTWAGELNRRFECRITILVHNQKGSLARIAAEIGEADAHIVSVSMDDDGDPAMKHLRFTIQVEDRVHLARTMRGIRSIDSVTRILRERN
- a CDS encoding LysR family transcriptional regulator; the encoded protein is MLDLNDIAVFVHVVRAGSFAAAGRRLGMPSNTISRRLQLLEESLGVRLLQRSTRQLNMTAAGREFFDRCAPGIEDIQQAGATLSEGNREPSGVLRVAAPADFFDNFAMEWVGEFMQRHPKVQLEFVLSDERVDLIAEGIDLAFRAGQLPDSSLVARKLGESYRGLLASPAYLKKHGMPASLEELAEHDCLAAANTTQAALWRLEGPAGVESIRIAPRLCINTAQGLLRATRAGLGIALLPVMVAAEDLRRGSLVAILPQYQRDLSGMYAVYPNRRQLSLAVSALIEYVAEKVKHGACDGTHREMRFAVPEVQEQQESQESQEQVKAPQTQKAA
- a CDS encoding FMN-dependent NADH-azoreductase → MSTLLHIDSSARFTGSITRQLSAAYVEQWQAKNPSGKIVRRDLAKDTLPHITEALIGAYYTPADKRSAEQQSIIALSDTLVDELLAADTLVIGIPMYNFAPPSAFKAWIDHICRVGRTFGYTDKGATGLVTGKRAIVILSRGGVYSEGPAQGLEFQGTYIRGVLGFLGITDVELVIAEGVSMGEEKTKQAIAQAQEQISANV
- a CDS encoding DUF3422 family protein, yielding MSIVYANLNHPQRVALAAEVHSRPFLHLKAPESLTHLAVYVRDQAADTSRHAVFQHALLTDLCVHFGVTAPGMDAKHFFHDFGRFRLKWECHTEFATYTFAQHHESELTIDEAFIEAPLKHVPQQWLLALQGKIMVAAHVVLERVSNETEENGGRISSMQRLFEGKLLSSSKVLQGGEIWTDFLIQADGFSRFVVRDIDLRDMQGGRLAQRILEIETYRMMASLGLPHAQQAAPVLSAIESDLATLTATMVDMDHSSGNPEQTQAEDERILRKITGLAARIEKMSLENSYRFSASQAYFRLVKARIEELRESRVEGVPTIGEFMERRLAPAMDTCTSVARRQEALAERIAHTNDLLRTRVGIVQEQQNRQILESMNARAAQQLRLQQAVEGLSVAAISYYMVGLFGYAGKALKAAGVPINPDIATGVMVPVFAAGVWLGLRRLHKTMHDA